Proteins encoded within one genomic window of Tidjanibacter massiliensis:
- a CDS encoding efflux RND transporter permease subunit, translating into MKIYESAVRKPISTVLIFLMVMILGIFSLSNLAIDMYPEMDMPTISVITTYEGANAADIETNVTRVLEDNLNTVDNLKDITSKSSDNFSLISLEFEWGTDLDVAANDIRDAIDRVSTFLPDEVDNPTLYKFSSSMIPVMVLSVTADKSYNGLYKLLDDQLVNRLNRVNGVGSVSMMGAPEREIQVYVDPRKMEAYNLTVEQLGQVIAAENVNVPAGTIDIGNNTINVKTDGEFNSSDDLYGILVTSYGGRDIFLRDVAQIRDTIEEETLDERINGRKGVRVVVQKQAGANTVSIVDQIMETLPSIQKNLPNDIEISVLMDGSENIRDSISSLTETIMFAFIFVILVVLVFLGRWRATLIICVTIPISLLAGFIYLYLTGGTINIISLSSLSIAIGMVVDDAIVVLENITTHMEKGSSAKEAAIYGTNEVWLSVIVTTLTVVAVFLPLTLVSGMSGIMFRELGWMVSIIVTISTLTAISLTPMLSAKLLKGNYMHTYKGLGVIFKPIDRFLDNLDNWYASIITWAVRHRAVVMCSVFVIFLVGLFVATKVPSDFMPVSDNGSISMKVELEQNTGLEYTKKIARQIDTMIFEMYPYVERVSASAGSASETTAFSAMNTSGSYIINYTLKFPKAHEREKSIFLISDELRAELAKIPELKRFTVTPGGGSGGGGGIGNAANVEVKVFGYDFDETNAIAADLKSKMEKLDGARDVIISREDMRPEYNVKLDRNMLAYYGLNTATVSTAIRNRINGYTASKYREDGDEYDIIVRYAKPYRLSVQDIEDIILYNSSGKAIRVGDVGTVVEEFAPPTIEREDRQRVVKVTMMLGDGVALGSVVDEVNGVLADYVLPDDVFIEVGGTLEDQQESFGDLIVLFVLIVILVYVVMATQFESFVNPFIIMITILLAVPGVFFALYLTGTSLSLMALLGAIMLVGIVVKSGIVMVDYTNLLRERGYGINQAVIAAGKSRLRPVLMTSLTTILGMFPMALSLGEGSELWQPMGVAVIGGLTFSTILTLVAVPVMYSLFGGAGVKRRRRMMREAYINGTTPEA; encoded by the coding sequence ATGAAGATATATGAGAGTGCGGTCAGGAAGCCTATTTCTACGGTCCTGATATTCCTGATGGTGATGATACTCGGTATTTTTTCGCTGAGCAACCTCGCCATCGACATGTATCCGGAGATGGATATGCCTACCATATCGGTCATCACGACCTACGAGGGGGCCAACGCTGCGGATATAGAGACCAACGTGACCCGTGTACTGGAAGACAATCTCAACACGGTGGATAACCTGAAGGATATTACCTCCAAATCGTCGGACAACTTTTCGCTCATTTCGCTCGAATTCGAATGGGGTACCGACCTCGATGTGGCGGCCAACGACATCCGGGACGCCATCGACCGGGTAAGCACGTTCCTGCCCGACGAAGTGGACAATCCTACACTGTACAAGTTCAGCAGTTCCATGATTCCGGTCATGGTGCTTTCGGTGACGGCCGACAAGAGCTATAACGGTCTTTACAAACTGTTGGACGACCAGCTCGTCAACCGCCTCAACCGTGTGAATGGCGTGGGTTCGGTCAGCATGATGGGTGCGCCGGAGCGCGAAATACAGGTCTATGTGGACCCGCGTAAGATGGAGGCTTACAACCTGACTGTCGAACAGCTCGGACAGGTGATAGCCGCCGAAAACGTCAATGTACCGGCCGGTACGATTGATATCGGCAACAACACCATCAATGTCAAGACCGACGGCGAGTTCAACTCCAGCGATGACCTTTACGGCATCCTCGTGACGAGTTACGGAGGCCGCGATATCTTCCTGCGCGACGTGGCCCAGATACGCGATACGATTGAAGAGGAGACGCTCGATGAGCGCATCAACGGCCGCAAGGGCGTGCGTGTCGTCGTACAGAAACAGGCCGGGGCGAATACCGTCAGCATTGTGGACCAGATAATGGAGACGCTGCCGTCCATTCAGAAGAATCTGCCGAATGACATCGAGATAAGCGTCCTGATGGACGGTTCGGAGAATATCCGTGACAGTATATCCTCGCTGACGGAGACCATCATGTTCGCCTTCATCTTCGTCATCCTCGTCGTCCTCGTGTTCCTGGGTAGGTGGCGGGCGACGCTGATTATCTGCGTGACGATACCTATCTCGCTACTCGCCGGTTTCATCTACCTCTATCTGACGGGCGGTACCATCAACATTATCTCGCTCAGTTCGCTCTCCATCGCCATCGGTATGGTCGTGGACGATGCCATCGTGGTACTGGAGAATATCACCACCCACATGGAAAAGGGCTCTTCGGCCAAGGAGGCGGCCATATACGGTACCAACGAGGTGTGGCTGTCGGTCATCGTGACGACACTGACGGTCGTTGCCGTGTTCCTGCCGCTTACGCTCGTGTCGGGCATGTCGGGTATCATGTTCCGGGAGCTCGGTTGGATGGTCTCCATCATCGTGACGATATCCACCCTGACGGCTATTTCGCTGACGCCTATGCTTTCGGCGAAGCTGCTCAAGGGCAACTACATGCATACGTATAAGGGACTCGGTGTGATATTCAAGCCGATTGACCGTTTCCTTGACAACCTCGACAACTGGTATGCATCCATCATTACGTGGGCCGTACGCCACCGGGCGGTCGTGATGTGCTCCGTGTTCGTCATCTTCCTGGTGGGATTGTTCGTGGCGACCAAAGTGCCGAGCGACTTCATGCCCGTGTCCGATAACGGCTCCATCAGCATGAAGGTCGAACTCGAACAGAATACGGGGCTCGAGTACACGAAGAAGATAGCGCGCCAGATAGATACGATGATATTCGAAATGTATCCCTATGTGGAACGCGTATCGGCCAGTGCCGGTTCCGCTTCGGAGACGACCGCTTTTTCGGCCATGAACACGTCGGGTTCGTACATCATTAACTATACGCTGAAATTCCCGAAGGCGCACGAGAGAGAGAAGTCGATATTCCTCATCAGCGACGAGCTGCGTGCCGAGCTGGCCAAGATACCTGAACTGAAACGGTTCACCGTAACGCCCGGCGGCGGTTCGGGCGGTGGCGGCGGTATCGGCAACGCCGCGAATGTGGAGGTCAAGGTATTCGGTTACGATTTCGATGAGACGAACGCCATTGCGGCCGACCTCAAGAGCAAGATGGAAAAGCTCGACGGTGCCCGCGACGTGATTATCTCCCGCGAGGACATGCGTCCCGAATACAACGTGAAGCTCGACCGCAACATGCTGGCTTACTACGGACTCAACACCGCGACCGTTTCGACCGCCATCCGTAACCGTATCAACGGATATACCGCCAGCAAATACCGCGAAGACGGCGACGAGTACGACATCATCGTGCGTTACGCCAAACCCTATCGTCTCTCGGTGCAGGATATAGAGGATATCATCCTTTACAACTCGTCGGGCAAGGCCATCCGGGTGGGTGACGTAGGTACTGTCGTTGAGGAGTTCGCTCCGCCTACCATCGAGCGTGAAGACCGTCAGCGAGTCGTTAAAGTTACCATGATGCTTGGCGACGGCGTCGCACTCGGTTCTGTGGTGGACGAGGTGAACGGGGTACTGGCCGACTACGTGCTTCCCGACGACGTATTCATCGAAGTGGGCGGTACGCTCGAAGACCAGCAGGAGTCGTTCGGCGACCTCATCGTGCTCTTCGTGCTGATAGTCATTCTGGTTTACGTGGTAATGGCCACCCAGTTCGAATCCTTCGTGAACCCCTTCATCATCATGATTACCATTCTGCTCGCCGTACCGGGCGTCTTCTTCGCCCTCTATCTGACAGGTACTTCGCTGAGCCTTATGGCCCTGCTGGGTGCGATTATGCTCGTCGGTATCGTGGTGAAGAGCGGTATCGTGATGGTGGACTATACGAATCTCCTGCGCGAGCGCGGCTACGGTATCAATCAGGCCGTGATAGCTGCCGGCAAGAGCCGTCTGCGTCCTGTGCTGATGACTTCGCTGACCACCATTCTCGGTATGTTCCCGATGGCGCTGAGTCTCGGCGAAGGTTCCGAGCTGTGGCAGCCGATGGGTGTGGCCGTCATCGGCGGTCTTACTTTCTCGACTATCCTCACACTCGTGGCCGTTCCGGTCATGTACTCGCTGTTCGGAGGTGCGGGCGTCAAGCGCCGCCGCCGGATGATGCGGGAAGCGTATATCAACGGCACTACGCCTGAAGCATAA
- a CDS encoding efflux RND transporter periplasmic adaptor subunit, which translates to MRKSLLIAAAIVSVVAFTGCKGKNKTVTGGGDEAVSVKIEQSYKEKVAQSVDFTANLEAYKQTYIVPSITARIEKLNVDVGDKVKKGQILAEMDKTQYNTNALQLANAELDFARMKPVYETGGISKQEIDAAETNINVLKETVSNLEENVTLRSPFDGVVTARYNEEGDLFSSMSGTGIYQVMQMNPLKAYVFVSEQYFPQVYIGMPVEVKVDVYPDQVFSGKVSRIAPAIDPTSRTFEVEVTVGNSALTLRPGMYARTTFNMGEVDNVTVLDVAIQRQTGTNDKYVYVLKDDGTVESRFVTTGRQVGDRIEVLAGLAEGEKVVIAGSARLLDGMKVQVIEGAQQ; encoded by the coding sequence ATGAGAAAAAGTCTTTTAATCGCAGCGGCGATTGTGTCGGTAGTGGCTTTTACCGGCTGCAAGGGTAAGAACAAGACTGTGACCGGCGGGGGCGACGAAGCCGTCTCGGTGAAGATAGAGCAGTCCTACAAGGAGAAGGTGGCCCAGTCCGTGGATTTCACGGCCAATCTGGAGGCGTACAAACAGACGTATATCGTTCCTTCGATAACGGCCCGTATCGAGAAGCTGAACGTGGATGTCGGCGACAAGGTCAAGAAGGGCCAGATACTCGCCGAAATGGACAAGACGCAGTACAACACCAATGCCCTCCAGCTTGCCAATGCCGAACTCGATTTTGCAAGGATGAAGCCCGTATATGAGACGGGAGGGATTTCCAAGCAGGAGATAGATGCGGCCGAGACCAATATCAATGTCTTGAAGGAGACCGTATCGAATCTGGAGGAGAACGTAACGCTCCGCAGTCCGTTCGACGGCGTGGTAACGGCGCGTTACAACGAGGAGGGCGACCTCTTCTCCTCGATGAGCGGCACGGGTATCTATCAAGTGATGCAGATGAACCCGCTCAAGGCGTACGTCTTCGTGTCGGAGCAGTATTTTCCGCAGGTTTATATCGGGATGCCGGTAGAGGTGAAAGTGGACGTCTATCCGGACCAGGTATTCTCCGGTAAGGTGAGCCGTATCGCACCGGCCATCGACCCGACTTCGCGTACGTTCGAGGTGGAGGTAACCGTAGGTAACTCCGCACTGACACTCCGTCCGGGCATGTACGCCCGCACGACCTTCAACATGGGCGAGGTGGATAACGTGACCGTACTCGACGTGGCTATCCAGCGCCAGACGGGGACCAACGACAAGTATGTCTACGTCCTGAAGGACGACGGTACCGTAGAGAGCCGCTTCGTGACCACGGGCCGTCAGGTAGGTGACCGGATAGAGGTGCTCGCCGGTCTTGCCGAAGGGGAGAAGGTCGTTATCGCCGGTTCCGCCCGTCTGCTCGACGGCATGAAGGTGCAGGTCATCGAAGGAGCGCAGCAGTAG
- a CDS encoding TolC family protein, protein MKRVFLAALASCAAAVLGAQEPTQPQTITLTLDQAIEIALNENPTIRIADMEIERQDYVRKETVGNLLPSLSGSGQYSYAIIKQKMSKSGLSFGADNTVTVAANLNVPLFVPSVYASLKLNDAQIAEAVESARSSRVNMVNEVRKAYYNMLLLQESLDVLRESEKIMQETVDNTRMMYEAELGSEYDYITAQSNLSAIMPNIIQTEGSIEVADLYMHMLLSLPNDVEITFVGDLDYYSEDIVNSTGYYSTDVSNNSDLKLLDIQERMLEAQLKMTNAQRIPTVSAFGSLSLYGNDMPEINFGDLGGGSQVAGSSKQFWWQYPASVGVSISIPIFSGNKINNQAKQAKIAIDQLKMQREYMEESTGMQVRTAISNLVTARSKMKANETAMAQARKAYDIMNARYTGGAGTILELNSSQLQLTQAQLNYTQAIYDYLAAEADYEKIIGLDYVPETERTDSVSGADYSENK, encoded by the coding sequence ATGAAAAGAGTATTTTTAGCAGCCCTTGCATCGTGTGCCGCCGCCGTACTCGGCGCGCAGGAGCCGACGCAACCGCAAACTATTACGCTTACCCTCGACCAGGCGATAGAGATAGCGCTGAACGAGAATCCGACGATACGAATCGCCGACATGGAGATAGAGCGTCAGGATTATGTCCGGAAGGAGACCGTAGGCAACCTGCTCCCGTCGCTTTCGGGGTCGGGACAGTACAGTTATGCCATCATCAAGCAGAAGATGTCCAAGAGCGGGCTTTCGTTCGGAGCCGACAATACGGTGACCGTCGCCGCTAACCTGAACGTGCCCCTTTTCGTTCCGTCAGTGTATGCTTCCCTGAAACTCAACGATGCCCAGATTGCGGAGGCGGTGGAGTCGGCGCGTTCTTCACGGGTGAACATGGTCAATGAGGTGCGGAAGGCATACTACAACATGCTGCTTCTGCAGGAGTCGCTGGACGTGCTGCGCGAGAGCGAGAAAATCATGCAGGAGACGGTCGATAACACCCGGATGATGTACGAGGCCGAACTCGGTTCCGAGTACGACTACATCACCGCGCAGTCCAACCTGAGCGCCATCATGCCGAATATCATCCAGACGGAGGGGTCGATAGAGGTGGCGGACCTCTACATGCACATGTTGCTGAGTCTGCCGAACGACGTGGAGATAACATTTGTCGGTGACCTCGATTACTATTCGGAAGACATTGTCAACAGTACGGGGTATTACTCCACGGATGTCAGCAACAACAGCGACCTGAAGCTGCTCGACATACAGGAGCGGATGCTGGAGGCCCAGTTGAAGATGACCAATGCGCAGCGTATCCCGACCGTTTCCGCTTTCGGTTCGCTGAGTCTTTACGGAAACGACATGCCGGAGATTAACTTCGGCGATTTGGGAGGGGGCAGCCAGGTTGCCGGCTCATCCAAACAGTTCTGGTGGCAGTACCCGGCGAGTGTGGGCGTCTCCATCTCCATACCGATATTCTCGGGAAACAAGATAAACAACCAGGCCAAGCAGGCCAAGATTGCCATCGACCAGCTCAAGATGCAGCGGGAATATATGGAGGAATCGACCGGCATGCAGGTGCGTACCGCCATCAGCAATCTCGTTACGGCACGCAGCAAGATGAAGGCGAACGAGACGGCCATGGCCCAGGCCCGGAAGGCGTACGACATCATGAATGCACGCTATACCGGCGGTGCGGGTACCATCCTCGAACTGAACTCTTCGCAACTGCAATTGACGCAGGCGCAGCTCAACTATACGCAGGCCATCTACGACTATCTCGCGGCCGAAGCCGATTACGAGAAGATAATCGGTTTGGATTATGTGCCCGAAACGGAGAGAACCGACAGCGTGTCCGGTGCGGACTATTCTGAAAATAAATGA
- a CDS encoding TetR/AcrR family transcriptional regulator has protein sequence MEIKERVITEATRMFSEMGIKSVRMDDIAVACGISKRTLYENFADREDLVRQSIYYHLRRHEEEMLGQMKAASNVIDEFWIMFGHSSEFRASTKLVVLDLIKYYPQIFDEVMRNHHETIVRNNEQRLRKGIEQGLFLRCIDTELMARSLTRYLYGLHRDFSDVVISAHVDDNKPEPRPLQLAIMFFLRGITTEKGREYIDGNILKGIE, from the coding sequence ATGGAGATTAAGGAGAGGGTGATAACCGAGGCCACGCGGATGTTTTCCGAGATGGGAATCAAGTCTGTGCGTATGGACGACATCGCTGTCGCCTGCGGCATATCCAAGCGGACGCTGTACGAGAATTTCGCCGACCGGGAAGACCTCGTCAGGCAGTCGATATACTACCATCTCAGGAGGCACGAGGAGGAGATGCTCGGACAGATGAAGGCCGCGTCGAACGTCATAGACGAGTTCTGGATAATGTTCGGCCACAGTTCCGAGTTCAGGGCATCGACCAAACTGGTGGTGCTCGACCTCATCAAGTACTATCCGCAGATATTCGATGAGGTGATGCGCAATCACCACGAAACGATTGTCCGCAACAACGAACAGCGGCTGCGGAAAGGCATTGAGCAGGGGCTTTTCCTGCGATGTATCGATACGGAATTGATGGCACGGAGCCTCACGCGATACCTGTATGGTCTGCACCGGGATTTTTCCGATGTCGTCATTTCCGCCCATGTGGATGATAATAAACCGGAGCCGCGTCCGTTACAACTTGCGATAATGTTCTTTCTGAGGGGGATAACTACCGAGAAGGGAAGGGAGTACATAGACGGGAATATTTTGAAAGGGATAGAATAA
- a CDS encoding DUF5106 domain-containing protein has protein sequence MWRKTAIIAMAAAACMACGRRTALKAGTPASLPAGECAATAKLSVPYPEIPTYLNGEEEEAGYVLMHFWDGVDFSDESWTEAAETMEEAFARFITVASLYPDMELSKQAVARLMQRLGEEAVPDVYDLMTGLADKYLYDPNSPLRNEELYITVLEEQIADPDLEDIYKVAPRERLRMALKNRPGDRAADFSFTTGKGGHGTLYGIDADYVLLFFHNLGCPACREVRQGIVSVTAREPAAGMLASGKLRIIALYPDTDMAEWVAHANEIPDTWINACDEAQEINEKELYDLRAIPSLYLLDRDKKVILKDFVNPEMLSDALTYSEAD, from the coding sequence ATGTGGAGAAAAACAGCGATAATAGCGATGGCCGCCGCAGCCTGCATGGCATGCGGACGCCGGACGGCCCTGAAAGCCGGTACGCCCGCCTCTCTCCCTGCGGGAGAATGCGCCGCAACAGCAAAACTTTCCGTACCGTATCCTGAGATACCGACCTACCTGAACGGAGAAGAGGAAGAAGCCGGTTATGTGCTGATGCACTTCTGGGACGGAGTGGACTTCTCGGACGAATCGTGGACGGAAGCCGCGGAGACCATGGAGGAGGCTTTCGCACGTTTCATCACAGTCGCCTCCCTCTATCCCGACATGGAACTGTCGAAACAGGCGGTAGCCCGGTTGATGCAGCGTCTCGGCGAAGAGGCCGTCCCCGACGTCTACGACCTGATGACAGGGCTCGCCGACAAATACCTTTACGACCCCAACTCTCCGCTGCGCAACGAAGAGCTCTACATCACTGTGCTCGAAGAGCAGATAGCCGACCCCGACCTCGAAGATATATATAAGGTAGCCCCGCGCGAGCGGCTCCGGATGGCCCTGAAGAACAGACCGGGCGACCGGGCCGCAGACTTTTCCTTCACGACCGGAAAAGGCGGACACGGCACCCTGTACGGCATAGACGCCGATTACGTACTGCTCTTTTTCCACAATCTGGGATGCCCGGCATGCCGGGAAGTGCGCCAGGGAATCGTCTCGGTAACAGCCCGGGAACCGGCGGCGGGGATGCTGGCATCCGGCAAACTCCGGATAATCGCCCTCTACCCCGATACCGACATGGCCGAATGGGTGGCCCATGCGAACGAAATTCCCGACACATGGATAAATGCCTGCGACGAAGCGCAGGAGATTAACGAAAAAGAACTCTACGACCTGCGGGCGATTCCGAGCCTTTACCTGCTCGACAGGGACAAAAAGGTGATATTGAAAGATTTCGTCAATCCGGAGATGTTGTCCGATGCCCTGACCTATTCGGAAGCCGATTAA
- a CDS encoding winged helix-turn-helix transcriptional regulator produces the protein MDRMSVEDALFPGCPIRNVLARIGDKWSLLVLYTLDGAEPMRFGALRKAIPDISQKMLTVTLRTLEEDGYLTRSIYPEVPPRVEYALTERAKSLLPHINGLIAWAIENMDAIKGERKASREV, from the coding sequence ATGGACAGGATGAGTGTGGAGGATGCGTTGTTTCCGGGGTGCCCGATACGCAACGTGCTCGCCCGGATAGGCGACAAATGGTCGCTGCTGGTACTTTATACGCTTGACGGAGCGGAACCGATGCGTTTCGGGGCGCTGCGCAAAGCCATACCGGATATCTCCCAGAAGATGCTGACCGTTACGCTGCGGACGCTGGAAGAGGACGGTTATCTGACGCGGAGCATCTATCCGGAGGTTCCGCCTCGTGTGGAGTATGCGCTGACGGAGCGGGCCAAATCGCTGTTGCCGCATATCAACGGTCTGATTGCCTGGGCTATTGAAAATATGGATGCGATAAAAGGGGAACGGAAGGCTTCCCGCGAGGTGTAA
- a CDS encoding TIGR03915 family putative DNA repair protein encodes MRTFVYDRSFEGLLTAVFHAYARREFPDFLAVEGEPGPLFVEERFRVVTDEVLAARVWRGLEQRAGKGVCNMVLCVWLSEEEGADMLLFRYLCRIFGSPHGVEYDFTDSAVLRMKQTACRVAKEGHRLMQFVRFQKAADGSYFAPVSPRYNALPLTVAHFRERFSDQCWLICDMRRGYGYGYDLHSLREVEFQPDGRLADGRLPASMAAEGEEVCGALWRIYYGALTIRERLNPKQQRRCMPVRYWKYMTEHW; translated from the coding sequence ATGAGGACGTTCGTTTACGACAGAAGTTTCGAGGGGCTGCTGACCGCGGTTTTTCATGCCTATGCGCGCAGGGAGTTTCCCGATTTTCTGGCGGTGGAAGGGGAACCCGGCCCTTTGTTCGTCGAGGAGAGATTCCGTGTCGTGACCGATGAGGTTCTTGCCGCGCGGGTTTGGAGGGGGCTGGAGCAGCGTGCGGGAAAGGGCGTCTGCAATATGGTGCTTTGCGTGTGGCTCTCGGAAGAGGAGGGGGCCGATATGCTCCTGTTCCGGTATCTGTGTCGGATATTCGGGAGTCCGCACGGTGTGGAGTACGACTTTACGGACAGTGCGGTACTTCGGATGAAGCAGACGGCGTGCAGGGTGGCGAAGGAGGGGCACCGGCTCATGCAGTTCGTGCGTTTCCAGAAGGCGGCCGATGGCAGCTATTTTGCACCCGTATCGCCGCGGTATAATGCACTGCCTCTGACGGTAGCTCATTTCCGCGAACGTTTTTCCGACCAGTGCTGGCTGATATGCGATATGAGGCGCGGATACGGTTACGGGTACGACCTGCATTCCCTGCGTGAGGTGGAGTTTCAGCCCGACGGCCGCCTGGCGGACGGGAGGCTGCCCGCCTCCATGGCTGCCGAAGGCGAAGAGGTCTGCGGGGCGCTTTGGCGGATTTATTACGGTGCACTGACGATAAGGGAACGGCTGAATCCGAAACAGCAGCGCCGTTGCATGCCGGTGCGTTATTGGAAGTATATGACCGAACATTGGTGA
- a CDS encoding CatA-like O-acetyltransferase has product MSAVFHVIDREEWERSAHFDYYYRQVKARYNISSDVDITALLDFRGEHGLKFFPVMLYAIMRAVNRNREFRMGFDEEGRLGYWDEVVPSYTLFHPEDNTFTDVWSEYDSGFGTFYRTVTGDMERYGKVRGVIKARPGQPRNFCPVSCLPWLSFTSFSQDTYTDSPFLFPLIRFGRYFRRDGRMWLPLSVFVSHAAADGYHTCRLINDIQEIAARPELWPEGPETGDPAGGRGKR; this is encoded by the coding sequence ATGAGTGCGGTATTTCATGTTATTGATAGGGAGGAGTGGGAGAGAAGCGCGCATTTCGATTACTATTACAGGCAGGTCAAGGCGCGTTACAACATTTCCTCCGACGTGGATATCACGGCGCTCCTCGATTTCCGCGGGGAGCACGGATTGAAATTTTTCCCCGTGATGCTTTATGCCATCATGCGGGCCGTAAATCGCAACCGGGAGTTCCGGATGGGATTCGATGAGGAGGGACGGCTCGGCTATTGGGACGAAGTGGTTCCCTCCTATACCCTGTTTCATCCGGAGGACAATACCTTTACAGATGTATGGAGCGAATACGACAGCGGATTCGGAACGTTCTATCGGACGGTGACCGGGGATATGGAGCGTTACGGCAAGGTTCGCGGGGTGATAAAGGCCCGTCCCGGCCAGCCCCGGAATTTTTGTCCCGTGTCGTGTCTGCCGTGGCTCAGTTTTACGTCGTTTTCGCAGGATACCTATACGGACAGTCCCTTCCTGTTTCCGCTCATCCGGTTCGGCAGGTATTTCCGCCGCGATGGCCGCATGTGGCTGCCGCTGTCCGTATTCGTAAGTCATGCTGCTGCAGACGGTTATCATACATGCCGGCTTATCAACGATATACAGGAGATTGCGGCCCGGCCCGAGCTGTGGCCCGAAGGGCCGGAAACGGGAGACCCGGCCGGCGGACGGGGGAAACGATGA
- a CDS encoding putative DNA modification/repair radical SAM protein — protein MKTDLSEKLRILAESAKYDVSCSSGGVRRRGMDGAPGSTGSWGVCHSFTEDGRCVSLFKIMLTNFCIYDCAYCINRRRNDRPRTMLSTAELVGLTMEFYRRNYIEGLFLSSGVVRSPDYTMERMLRVVKELRTVHRFGGYIHMKSIPGSSRELVMEAGRYADRLSVNVEIPTEANLRLLAPDKSRESIYTPMSFIHQGVIAGAEERRLFRSAPPFAPAGQSTQMIVGATDERDSEILRLSSQLYRVKGMRRVYYSGFVPVNSYDKRLPSVGSAPLVRENRLYQADWLMRFYGFTAAEIADDAHPDLDLEIDPKLAWALRHPEIFPVDVNRAEYGLILRVPGIGVKSARMIVTARRSGRITADAMARMGVVMKKARYFVTCGGVPAGACIADMTPERVRRTLVPRQRCRTTAGQLSFAFPE, from the coding sequence ATGAAGACGGATTTGTCGGAAAAACTCAGGATATTGGCCGAATCGGCGAAATACGATGTGTCGTGTTCGTCGGGCGGAGTTCGCCGGCGGGGGATGGACGGGGCGCCGGGCAGTACGGGGTCGTGGGGCGTGTGCCACAGTTTCACGGAGGATGGCCGTTGCGTGTCGCTGTTCAAGATAATGCTGACCAACTTCTGCATATACGACTGTGCCTACTGTATCAACCGGCGTCGCAACGACCGGCCGCGTACGATGCTTTCTACGGCGGAGCTGGTCGGACTGACCATGGAGTTCTACCGCCGTAACTATATCGAGGGGCTTTTCCTCAGTTCCGGTGTGGTGCGCAGTCCCGATTATACGATGGAGCGGATGCTGCGCGTGGTGAAGGAGCTCCGTACCGTACACCGTTTCGGGGGATATATCCACATGAAGAGCATACCGGGTTCGAGCCGGGAGCTGGTGATGGAGGCGGGCCGGTATGCCGACAGGCTGAGCGTGAACGTTGAGATTCCGACGGAGGCCAATCTCCGGCTGCTCGCCCCCGACAAGAGCCGCGAAAGCATCTATACCCCCATGTCTTTCATCCATCAGGGGGTGATAGCCGGTGCTGAGGAGCGCCGTCTGTTCCGCAGCGCTCCTCCGTTTGCTCCGGCCGGGCAGAGTACGCAGATGATAGTGGGGGCGACGGACGAACGCGACAGCGAGATACTCCGTCTCTCGTCGCAGCTCTACCGTGTCAAGGGGATGCGGCGGGTTTACTATTCCGGTTTCGTACCGGTGAATTCTTACGACAAGCGATTGCCCTCCGTCGGGAGTGCTCCGCTGGTGCGTGAGAACCGTCTTTATCAGGCCGATTGGCTGATGCGTTTTTACGGTTTTACGGCGGCTGAAATCGCGGACGACGCCCATCCCGACCTCGACCTGGAGATAGACCCCAAGCTGGCATGGGCGCTTCGCCATCCGGAAATTTTTCCGGTGGATGTCAACCGGGCGGAATACGGCTTGATACTGCGTGTGCCTGGCATCGGTGTGAAGTCGGCCCGGATGATAGTGACAGCCCGTCGCAGCGGGCGTATTACGGCGGATGCGATGGCACGGATGGGGGTGGTAATGAAGAAGGCGCGCTACTTCGTGACCTGCGGCGGAGTGCCGGCAGGGGCATGTATCGCCGATATGACGCCGGAACGGGTACGCAGGACACTCGTCCCCCGACAGAGGTGCCGGACGACTGCCGGGCAGTTGTCGTTCGCCTTTCCCGAATGA
- a CDS encoding D-Ala-D-Ala carboxypeptidase family metallohydrolase: MGKYFTVEELCVSAVARSRGIDNTPPPQAVAALHDLIGHLLDPLREAWGGPVAVNSGYRSPALNAAVGGAPRSRHMYGEAADITVGSPSANAALFALLESGGFDFDQLIDERGYAWLHVSWCRTNRRQVLHL, translated from the coding sequence ATGGGAAAGTATTTTACGGTCGAGGAGCTCTGTGTGTCCGCCGTGGCCCGTTCTCGCGGTATCGACAATACGCCCCCGCCGCAGGCCGTAGCGGCGTTGCACGACCTTATCGGCCATCTGCTCGACCCGCTTCGAGAAGCGTGGGGCGGGCCGGTCGCGGTGAACAGCGGCTACCGTTCTCCGGCACTGAATGCAGCGGTGGGCGGGGCGCCCCGTTCCCGGCATATGTACGGCGAGGCGGCGGATATCACCGTGGGGAGCCCGTCCGCCAATGCCGCGCTGTTCGCTCTGCTGGAGAGCGGCGGGTTCGATTTCGACCAACTGATAGACGAGCGCGGCTATGCGTGGCTGCATGTTTCGTGGTGCAGGACGAATCGCCGGCAGGTGCTGCATCTGTGA